The Pygocentrus nattereri isolate fPygNat1 chromosome 2, fPygNat1.pri, whole genome shotgun sequence genome has a window encoding:
- the ggh gene encoding gamma-glutamyl hydrolase, with protein MKRLYGAACFLFLLQTVSSVVVPAGVKRNDSPVIGVLAQEVSAPTPGKNAYIAASYVKYLESAGARVVPVMIKKSEEEYIKLFKSINGILFPGGGASIVSSGYAKAAGIFYRLALEANLKGDYFPVWGTCLGFELLTFLTSQKLLLSHTNTTGVALPLDFTKESKDSRMFKDFPDDLITSLAKEPLTENSHRWSITTESFNKSEKLKKFYRILSTNTDGQKEFVSTVEAYDFPIYGTQWHPEKNAFEWTRPYIPHTPSAIKTTFYTAYFFVNEAKKSLHSFSSQEEEQKALIYNYSPKYTGKRSSFEQIYYF; from the exons atgAAACGCCTGTACGGGGCcgcatgtttcttatttttactccAGACGGTTTCCTCTGTTGTCGTCCCAGCGGGAGTCAAAAGAAATGACAGTCCTGTGATAG GTGTTCTTGCTCAGGAGGTGTCTGCACCCACACCTGGAAAAAATGCTTACATTGCAGCCTCATATGTCAAATATCTGGAGTCTGCGGGCGCAAGAGTCGTTCCAGTCAT GATTAAAAAGTCTGAGGAGGAGTACATCAAACTCTTCAAATCCATAAATGG AATCCTTTTTCCTGGAGGTGGCGCCAGCATTGTTTCATCTGGCTATGCCAAAGCAGCTGGTATTTTCTACAGACTTGCTCTTGAG gCCAACTTGAAAGGTGATTACTTTCCTGTGTGGGGGACGTGCCTGGGCTTTGAGCTGCTAACATTTCTGACTAGCCAGAAGTTACTACTGTCCCACACTAACACCACTGGCGTTGCGCTACCACTGGACTTCACCAAAG AATCAAAGGACAGTAGAATGTTCAAGGACTTTCCAGATGACCTGATAACATCACTGGCAAAAGAGCCACTCACAGAGAATTCTCATCGGTGGAGCATCACTACTGAG AGTTTTAATAAGAGCGAGAAGCTGAAAAAGTTCTACCGAATTCTGAGCACGAACACAGATGGACAGAAGGAGTTTGTGTCCACAGTGGAGG CATATGATTTTCCAATTTATGGAACCCAGTGGCACCCAGAGAAAAATGCCTTTGAATGGACTCGTCCATACATCCCTCACACACCCTCCGCCATCAAAACCACTTTCTACACGGCCTACTTTTTCGTCAATGAAG CTAAAAAGAGTCTTCATAGTTTTTCCAGCCAAGAAGAGGAGCAGAAAGCTTTAATTTATAACTACAGTCCTAAATACACTGGAAAGAGATCTTCTTTTGAACAAATCtattatttttga
- the nsmaf gene encoding protein FAN: MAFIRRKERSRERFSLLLLDLEEYYFEQHTAYHMTGNGSSSLPNRYNQGSLKICSKSVIFEPDEVNKPILKIPLKDCKRIEAVEENDGNPFKETKPACILVETKQVYLIKEGDVVAPYKYERGERNVIFQLDMPLKTEDVVQTLLQLHRASCLDKLGDQTAMIAANLQSRLARTSFDKNSFQSVTERPHMECEAEMVSPLVTNPGHVCITDHNLYFQPLNSYPDSVVQIGLHSVRRIYKRRHGLRPLGLEVFCTENDLCSDIYLKFYNTKDRDELYYYIATFLENHITEHTAESYMLQWQRGHISNYQYLLHLNNLADRSVNDLSQYPVFPWVISDYSSPQLDLLNPASFRDLSKPVGALNTERLERLLERYRDMPEPRFMYGSHYSSPGYVLFYLVRVAPEHMLCLQNGRYDHADRMFNSVGETWKNCLEGGTDFKELIPEFYGTDSSFLKNLLSLNLGRRQGGGRVGDVELPSWASEVDDFLQKMRAALESQHVSEHLHEWIDLIFGYKQRGSEAVAAHNVFHPLTYEGVIDCDSIEDPDQKIAMLTQILEFGQTPRQLFTTPHPQRITPRFHSVSSGTSLSTSPNDLSPASPSLDSFEDLTEESKTLAWSNMNKLALQSSHKIHKEVVTGIAGTLSGTSIFSTSQDSTLKMFSKEGGGLQRSISFSNMALSSCVMLPEDKTVVCSSWDNNVYFYSIAYGRRQDTLMGHDDAVSQVCWRDNQLYTASWDSTIKVWKCVAADISSNKRAHFELLAELEHESGVNTIALSPAGTLLASGTKEGSLSVWDIASCSLLHQIACHSGKIHQVAFSPDSRNILSVGEDSCLKVTDVQTGMLLSTVPAEDEQRCFCWDGNTVLSGGQSGNLLIWDLLSSKVIHKIPAHSGPVTCIWMNEQCSSVITGGEDKQIMFWKHQY; encoded by the exons ATGGCTTTCATCAGGAGAAAGGAGCGTTCCCGAGAGAG GTTCTCCTTGTTGTTGTTGGACCTTGAGGAGTATTATTTTGAACAGCATACTGCATATCATATGACTGGCAATGGCAGCAGTTCACTCCCAAACAG ATATAATCAAGGCTCACTGAAGATCTGCTCCAAATCAGTTATTTTTGAGCCAGACGAGGTGAACAAACCCATTCTAAAG ATTCCCCTGAAAGACTGCAAACGGATAGAAGCAGTGGAGGAGAATGACGGCAACCCTTTTAAAGA AACCAAACCTGCATGTATACTTGTGGAAACCAAGCAG GTTTATCTCATTAAAGAGGGAGATGTCGTTGCTCCGTACAAATATGAGAGG GGAGAAAGAAATGTCATATTCCAGCTGGATATGCCCTTAAAAACAGAAGATGTTGTCCAGACATTGCTGCAG TTACACAGAGCATCATGTCTGGACAAGCTGGGAGACCAGACAGCCATG ATTGCTGCTAATTTGCAGTCCAGGTTGGCAAGAACATCTTTTGATAAGAACAG ttttcagAGTGTGACGGAGCGTCCACATATGGAGTGTGAGGCTGAGATGGTGTCCCCATTGGTGACCAACCCTGGACACGTCTGCATCACTGACCACAACCTCTACTTCCAGCCCCTCAACAGTTACCCT GATTCAGTGGTGCAGATTGGGCTTCATAGTGTTCGGCGCATCTACAAAAGAAGACACGGCCTGAGACCACTG GGCTTGGAGGTATTTTGTACAGAGAACGATCTGTGTTCAGATATCTACCTGAAGTTCTACAATACGAAAGACAGGGATGAGCTGTACTACTACATTGCCACTTTCCTAG AGAATCACATAACAGAGCACACAGCAGAGAGTTACATGTTGCAGTGGCAGAGAGGCCACATCTCTAACTATCAGTACCTGCTGCACCTCAACAACCTGGCAGACCGCAGCGTTAACGACCTCTCTCAGTACCCTGTGTTTCCCTGGGTCATCAGCGACTACAGCAGCCCACAACTGG ATTTGTTGAATCCTGCTTCGTTTCGGGATCTAAGTAAACCTGTGGGAGCTTTAAACACTGAAAGACTGGAAAGACTACTA GAGCGTTACAGGGACATGCCTGAGCCTCGTTTCATGTATGGTAGCCATTACTCCTCTCCAGGGTATGTTCTCTTCTACCTCGTTAGAGTGG CTCCAGAGCACATGCTGTGTTTGCAGAATGGACGCTATGACCACGCAGACCGGATGTTCAATAG TGTTGGAGAAACATGGAAAAATTGTTTAGAGGGAGGGACTGACTTCAAAGAG CTGATCCCCGAGTTCTATGGCACAGACAGCAGTTTCCTGAAGAACCTGTTGAGTTTGAATTTGGGTCGAAGGCAGGGTGGAGGTCGAGTAGGAGACGTTGAGCTGCCTTCCTGGGCCTCAG AAGTAGATGATTTCCTGCAGAAGATGCGTGCTGCATTGGAGAGTCAGCATGTTTCTGAGCACCTGCATGAGTGGATCGATTTGATCTTTGGCTACAAACAGAGAGGCAGTGAAGCTGTGGCAGCACACAAtg TTTTCCATCCATTAACATATGAGGGAGTCATTGACTGTGACAG TATTGAGGATCCAGATCAGAAGATAGCAATGCTGACGCAGATTTTGGAGTTTGGACAGACGCCTCGACAGCTCTTCACCACTCCTCATCCTCAGCGGATCACTCCCCGCTTCCACAGCGTCTCCTCAGGAACCAGCCTCAGCACCTCGCCCAATGACCTTTCACCAG cCTCTCCAAGCTTGGACTCTTTTGAGGACCTGACAGAGGAGAGTAAGACGCTGGCCTGGAGCAATATGAACAAACTCGCACTGCAGTCCAGTCACAAGATACATAAAGA GGTAGTGACGGGTATCGCAGGGACCTTAAGTGGAACATCCATTTTCTCAACATCTCAAG ACTCAACCTTGAAGATGTTTTCTAAAGAGGGAGGTGGTCTGCAGAGGAGCATATCCTTTTCCAACATG GCTCTGTCCTCTTGTGTGATGCTGCCAGAGGATAAAACGGTGGTTTGTTCTTCATGGGACAATAATGT GTACTTCTACTCAATAGCCTATGGTAGAAGGCAGGACACGCTCATGGGTCACGATGATGCAGTCAGTCAGGTTTGCTGGAGAGACAATCAGCTGTACACAGCGTCCTGGGACTCTACTATAAAG GTCTGGAAGTGTGTGGCAGCAGATATTTCCAGTAATAAGAGGGCTCATTTTGAGCTGTTGGCTGAGCTGGAACATGAATCTGGG gTTAACACAATAGCTCTCAGTCCTGCTGGCACACTCTTGGCATCAGGCACTAAAGAGGGCTCTCTCAGTGTTTGGGATATCGCCAGCTGTTCCCTACTTCATCAAATAGCCTGCCATTCTGGCAAGATCCACCAGGTGGCCTTTAGTCCAG aCAGTAGAAATATTCTTAGTGTGGGTGAGGACTCGTGTTTGAAGGTTACAGACGTGCAGACAGGCATGCTGCTTTCTACTGTTCCTGCAGAGGATGAGCAGAG gtGCTTCTGTTGGGACGGTAACACTGTGTTATCTGGTGGACAGTCAGGGAACCTGCTCATTTGGGACCTTCTTAGCAGCAAGGTCATACACAAGATCCCTGCTCACTCAG GTCCTGTCACTTGTATTTGGATGAATGAACAATGCAGCAGTGTCATCACAGGAGGAGAAGATAAACAAATCATGTTCTGGAAACACCAGTAttga